From the genome of Geoglobus ahangari, one region includes:
- a CDS encoding ribose 1,5-bisphosphate isomerase, whose amino-acid sequence MNMIEEAARKIESMEVRGAARIARFAAETLKEYAKSVKTNFDEEMRRASERLMNTRPTAVSLFNAINYVMSYSGESDEEKRESLIKRAEEFIEWVDTAREKIGRIGAKRIMDGSTVMTHCNSSAALSVIKHAFDEGKDIRVIATESRPRHQGYLTTKELADYGIDVTLIVDSAVRYFMKEVDVVVVGADTITVNGALINKIGTSQIALAAKEARVPFMVAAETYKFSPKTLLGELVVIEERDAREVIDGELLDHPKVTVRNPAFDVTPRDYIDLIITEIGAIPPEMAYIVIRDHLGYREFGGEEITLSPEHYD is encoded by the coding sequence ATGAACATGATAGAGGAGGCGGCGAGGAAGATCGAGAGCATGGAGGTAAGGGGGGCTGCGAGGATCGCGAGATTTGCCGCAGAAACCCTCAAGGAGTACGCAAAGAGCGTGAAGACAAACTTTGATGAGGAGATGAGGAGGGCGAGCGAGAGATTGATGAACACAAGGCCCACGGCTGTGAGCCTTTTCAACGCCATAAACTACGTGATGAGCTATTCTGGCGAGAGTGACGAGGAGAAGAGGGAGAGCCTGATAAAGAGGGCTGAAGAGTTCATCGAGTGGGTGGACACGGCGAGGGAGAAGATAGGCAGGATAGGGGCGAAGAGGATAATGGACGGCTCGACGGTGATGACCCACTGCAACTCCTCGGCAGCTCTGTCGGTGATAAAGCACGCCTTCGACGAGGGAAAGGACATCAGGGTAATCGCAACGGAGTCGAGACCGAGGCATCAGGGTTATCTGACAACAAAAGAGCTTGCAGACTACGGCATAGACGTCACGCTGATCGTTGATTCTGCTGTGCGATACTTCATGAAAGAAGTGGATGTGGTTGTTGTTGGCGCCGACACCATCACAGTCAATGGAGCGCTCATAAACAAGATAGGCACCTCTCAGATCGCCCTTGCAGCTAAGGAGGCGAGGGTGCCGTTCATGGTTGCCGCTGAGACCTACAAGTTCAGCCCCAAGACTCTGCTCGGAGAGCTTGTTGTGATAGAGGAGAGGGATGCGAGGGAGGTCATTGACGGGGAGCTTCTGGACCACCCGAAAGTTACCGTGAGAAATCCCGCCTTCGACGTGACGCCGAGGGACTACATAGACCTGATAATAACTGAGATTGGGGCAATTCCGCCTGAGATGGCATACATCGTGATAAGGGATCACCTGGGCTACAGAGAGTTTGGAGGGGAGGAGATTACCCTGAGTCCGGAGCATTACGATTAA
- a CDS encoding ROK family protein gives MMNVGIDVGGTFTDIVSFDGKNFTHVQTLKTSEFLKNPDMVEKYRDAVFAIAGWIREGKVIRTPNIPGFDAKLFEGRRVENDANCFAIYAHHVTGFSNIFAVTLGTGIGSAIIADSKLYRGKGLASEIGHAFVGGDERCVCGGIGHLETFFSGWAIKRRFGREMSREELLRLDGFKVLCAEVAKAVLILDPEAIVFGGRISTVLEPGDFRLIYDFLPPEFRPEIRVIKDPLAVAKGAAILAGGGE, from the coding sequence ATGATGAACGTTGGCATAGACGTTGGAGGCACATTCACCGACATCGTCTCGTTTGATGGAAAGAATTTCACCCACGTCCAGACCCTTAAAACCTCGGAGTTTCTGAAAAACCCAGATATGGTTGAGAAATACCGCGACGCGGTCTTCGCGATAGCCGGGTGGATTAGAGAGGGTAAAGTCATCAGAACGCCCAACATCCCCGGCTTCGATGCTAAACTCTTCGAGGGCAGGAGGGTTGAGAACGATGCCAACTGCTTTGCAATCTACGCCCATCACGTTACTGGCTTCAGTAACATTTTCGCCGTTACGCTCGGCACCGGCATAGGCTCGGCGATAATCGCGGACTCGAAGCTCTACAGGGGCAAGGGGCTTGCATCAGAGATCGGACATGCGTTCGTTGGTGGGGATGAGAGGTGTGTTTGCGGTGGCATCGGACACCTCGAAACCTTTTTCAGCGGGTGGGCGATAAAGAGGAGGTTCGGCAGGGAGATGAGCAGGGAGGAGCTTCTCAGACTGGACGGCTTTAAGGTGCTGTGTGCGGAGGTCGCAAAGGCCGTCCTAATTCTCGATCCCGAGGCCATCGTCTTCGGAGGGCGAATCTCGACCGTGCTCGAGCCCGGGGATTTCAGACTCATCTACGATTTTCTCCCTCCGGAGTTCAGGCCGGAGATAAGGGTTATAAAGGATCCTCTCGCAGTTGCTAAAGGAGCGGCGATTCTGGCAGGTGGTGGAGAATGA
- a CDS encoding Yip1 family protein — protein sequence MKLVANPNAFFEELKQKDIRIRIPLLTIAIPLAILISAYQYLLVTKLSQAFPEDLAKFFVVGAYVGIIGSFIGIFAVWLILATIMHGLSAFFGGEGSFRRTFEFVGYGFLPSLIGSAITISMSAYYISKAETPKISLAQLQQNPDVVKAVVVSLLPESLVYSNLIINAAVTVWSLAIWSLAVKHARGVGFSKAFICALIPTALFGVYQVWNILKLL from the coding sequence ATGAAACTGGTAGCGAACCCGAACGCTTTCTTCGAAGAACTGAAGCAAAAAGATATAAGAATAAGGATTCCGTTACTGACAATAGCTATTCCATTAGCAATCCTGATCTCTGCATATCAGTACCTGCTTGTCACGAAGCTGTCTCAGGCATTCCCCGAAGACCTCGCCAAGTTTTTCGTCGTCGGAGCTTACGTCGGAATAATCGGCTCTTTCATTGGGATCTTCGCAGTGTGGTTGATTTTGGCCACAATCATGCACGGTTTGTCAGCTTTCTTCGGCGGGGAAGGTTCTTTCAGAAGAACTTTTGAGTTTGTTGGTTACGGATTTTTACCTTCGCTAATTGGATCTGCGATAACTATTTCGATGTCAGCTTATTACATTTCGAAAGCCGAAACCCCAAAAATCAGCTTAGCTCAACTGCAGCAGAATCCAGACGTGGTGAAAGCTGTGGTGGTTTCACTGCTGCCAGAAAGCCTCGTGTATTCGAACCTGATAATTAACGCTGCCGTTACGGTGTGGAGCCTTGCGATCTGGAGTTTGGCGGTAAAACACGCGAGGGGAGTGGGGTTTAGCAAAGCTTTCATCTGCGCTCTGATTCCAACCGCGTTGTTTGGAGTTTATCAGGTGTGGAACATTTTAAAGCTGTTGTAA
- a CDS encoding stage II sporulation protein M codes for MKNKLVFTSAAIYLFLFIFGFTITNFTSTEIKPKNILGAPLSNLQPPEFLSILNSNLLVWIYLHLGIVTFGSSTLINLSYNGFTFGSIISKSLQIGLRTKEILLLTLPHGIFEIPAIIIAGAAGFKIPYEITRYLAGKKEQILTKEDIKEYLTLALISIVLIVIAAWIEANVTLKIAKTMLNSTKSI; via the coding sequence ATGAAAAATAAGCTGGTTTTTACCTCAGCGGCAATATATCTGTTCCTATTTATTTTTGGCTTTACTATTACCAATTTTACATCTACTGAAATCAAACCAAAAAATATCTTAGGGGCACCTTTAAGCAATTTACAGCCACCAGAATTTTTATCAATCTTAAATTCTAACCTATTGGTGTGGATATATTTGCATCTAGGCATAGTAACCTTTGGGTCCTCCACGCTGATAAACCTAAGTTACAATGGATTTACTTTTGGATCAATTATAAGCAAATCTTTGCAGATAGGATTAAGAACAAAAGAGATATTATTGTTAACCCTCCCCCACGGCATCTTCGAAATTCCCGCAATAATCATAGCCGGAGCAGCTGGCTTCAAAATCCCCTACGAAATCACAAGGTACTTAGCTGGCAAGAAAGAGCAAATACTTACGAAAGAAGACATCAAAGAATATCTAACGCTTGCATTAATTTCAATCGTCTTGATCGTAATAGCGGCATGGATAGAGGCGAACGTAACACTGAAAATAGCCAAAACAATGTTAAATTCGACAAAAAGTATTTGA
- a CDS encoding TIGR00296 family protein, with translation MKLLTPEEGEKAVRLARKAIETYLSKKEVIKDRLEGVFSEKRGVFTTLTKHGELRGCIGFPYPIKRLDEAIIDSAISAATQDPRFPPVRLEEMDEIEVEVTVLTPPEKLSVPPEERAKAIEVGRHGLMVVYGPYSGLLLPQVAVEYGMDEEEFLTHTCLKAGLPPDCWLMEGVEVYTFEGQIFKEVEPRGKVVEVDMRSCSI, from the coding sequence ATGAAACTGCTTACTCCCGAAGAGGGTGAGAAAGCCGTCAGACTTGCAAGAAAAGCGATAGAAACCTACCTCTCGAAAAAAGAGGTTATTAAGGATAGGCTTGAAGGTGTCTTCTCTGAGAAGAGGGGAGTTTTCACAACCCTGACGAAGCATGGAGAGCTGAGGGGGTGCATAGGCTTCCCCTACCCGATTAAGAGGCTTGACGAGGCCATAATAGACTCAGCCATCTCTGCAGCTACTCAGGATCCACGCTTTCCCCCCGTGAGGCTTGAGGAGATGGACGAGATCGAGGTTGAGGTCACCGTGCTTACACCTCCTGAGAAGCTCAGCGTTCCGCCAGAGGAGAGGGCAAAGGCGATAGAGGTGGGAAGGCACGGGCTGATGGTCGTCTACGGCCCGTACAGCGGTCTGCTCTTGCCTCAGGTGGCGGTCGAGTACGGGATGGACGAGGAGGAGTTTCTGACGCACACGTGCCTGAAGGCTGGCTTACCTCCGGACTGCTGGCTGATGGAGGGTGTGGAGGTTTACACCTTCGAGGGGCAGATTTTCAAGGAGGTTGAGCCTCGAGGGAAAGTTGTCGAGGTTGACATGAGGTCGTGCAGCATTTAG
- a CDS encoding PD-(D/E)XK nuclease family protein — MLRVSDVTSFITCPRLAYFRIHHWVERATEYHAAREIYLSLRKGYGYEWAFERFSTLFPESEDVFRAAASKFRMSDELEGLQPVAWEVHFESERLGLRGVVDEVLEGDRFLVVMLTKNSEEFTFRERMRLAALCAISGMDGGYAYYAYDGKLMFYSASRRDRYNLLRLLEKLRRIEKGFLPERKESERCEFCEYRESCETKPSTFLSRFF; from the coding sequence GTGCTCAGGGTCAGCGACGTCACGAGCTTCATCACATGCCCGAGGCTGGCTTACTTCAGGATCCACCACTGGGTTGAAAGGGCAACGGAGTACCACGCGGCGAGGGAGATCTACCTGAGCCTCAGGAAAGGGTACGGATATGAGTGGGCGTTTGAGAGGTTCTCCACACTGTTTCCCGAATCCGAAGACGTTTTTCGAGCGGCAGCATCCAAGTTCAGGATGTCCGACGAGCTTGAAGGTCTGCAGCCCGTTGCATGGGAGGTGCACTTCGAATCGGAAAGGCTTGGCCTCAGGGGCGTGGTGGACGAGGTTCTTGAGGGTGACAGGTTTCTCGTGGTCATGTTGACCAAGAACAGCGAGGAATTCACGTTCAGGGAGAGGATGAGGCTCGCTGCTCTTTGTGCGATCTCCGGCATGGATGGGGGCTATGCCTACTACGCCTACGACGGGAAGCTGATGTTTTACAGCGCGAGCAGAAGGGACAGGTACAACCTGCTGAGACTCCTCGAAAAGCTCAGGCGAATTGAGAAGGGCTTTCTTCCAGAGAGGAAGGAGAGCGAGAGGTGCGAGTTCTGCGAGTACAGGGAATCTTGTGAAACCAAGCCATCAACCTTCCTCTCCAGATTCTTCTAA